The Kitasatospora sp. NBC_00374 genome has a segment encoding these proteins:
- a CDS encoding GNAT family N-acetyltransferase, translating into MTTNVQDNPDRSRFEILDDGELAGFAEYHRSEGEIAFIHTEIDARFEGRGFGGQLARAALDSAREQGLAVLPYCPFIRGWLGRHPEYTELVPAARRARFGL; encoded by the coding sequence ATGACCACCAACGTGCAGGACAACCCCGACCGGTCCCGGTTCGAGATCCTCGACGACGGCGAGCTCGCCGGGTTCGCCGAGTACCACCGCTCCGAGGGCGAGATCGCCTTCATCCACACCGAGATCGACGCCCGCTTCGAGGGCCGGGGCTTCGGCGGGCAGCTCGCCCGGGCCGCCCTCGACTCCGCCCGGGAGCAGGGCCTGGCCGTCCTCCCCTACTGCCCGTTCATCCGCGGCTGGCTGGGCAGGCACCCCGAGTACACCGAGCTGGTGCCGGCGGCCCGACGCGCCCGCTTCGGCCTGTAA
- a CDS encoding OsmC family protein, which produces MDHTTTTAPEFVRSAAAVATSTGDDYRVEIRAGRHPLAADEPESVGGADTAPTPIGLLLSALGSCTAITLRMYAQRKDWPLETVRVHLGYEKGDGTARITRRIDLLGDLDDGQRARLLDIADRTPVTRAVGGGTPIVSLTSHRAPTHVAAAGTEAADHE; this is translated from the coding sequence ATGGACCACACCACCACCACAGCACCGGAGTTCGTCAGGTCGGCCGCCGCGGTCGCCACCAGCACCGGCGACGACTACCGCGTGGAGATCCGCGCCGGCCGCCACCCGCTGGCCGCCGACGAACCCGAGTCGGTCGGCGGCGCCGACACCGCGCCGACACCGATAGGCCTGCTGCTCTCCGCACTCGGCTCCTGCACCGCCATCACGCTGCGGATGTACGCCCAGCGCAAGGACTGGCCGCTGGAGACCGTCCGGGTGCACCTCGGGTACGAGAAGGGGGACGGCACCGCCCGGATCACCCGGCGCATCGACCTGCTCGGCGATCTCGACGACGGCCAGCGGGCACGTCTGCTGGACATCGCCGACCGGACGCCCGTCACCCGGGCCGTCGGCGGCGGCACACCGATCGTGTCCCTCACCTCGCACCGGGCGCCCACCCACGTCGCAGCCGCCGGAACGGAGGCCGCCGACCATGAGTGA